A part of Candidatus Auribacterota bacterium genomic DNA contains:
- a CDS encoding rubrerythrin family protein — MKKLKGSRTEKNLLAAFAGESQARNRYTYFASAAKKEGYEQISKIFLETADNEKEHAKVFFKHLEGGDAEITATYPAGKIRETRSNLEAAAAGENLEWTTLYADFAKAAKDEGYPEAAKSFEQIAKVERFHESRYRKLIDNIVNKEVFKKKVPVKWHCTNCGYVVEGTQAPEKCPSCLHPMSYYEMLAENY, encoded by the coding sequence ATGAAAAAGCTCAAGGGCAGCAGGACTGAAAAGAATCTTCTGGCTGCATTTGCGGGCGAGTCCCAGGCGCGGAACAGGTACACCTACTTCGCCAGCGCAGCGAAGAAGGAAGGCTACGAGCAGATTTCCAAAATTTTCCTTGAAACCGCCGACAATGAAAAAGAGCACGCGAAGGTATTCTTCAAGCACCTCGAGGGTGGCGACGCTGAAATTACCGCCACCTACCCTGCGGGGAAGATACGGGAGACCAGAAGCAATCTCGAGGCGGCGGCGGCCGGTGAGAATCTGGAATGGACAACACTCTACGCCGATTTCGCGAAGGCCGCGAAGGATGAAGGGTATCCCGAGGCGGCGAAGTCGTTCGAGCAGATCGCGAAGGTGGAGCGCTTCCACGAGTCGCGCTACCGAAAGCTGATCGATAATATCGTCAACAAGGAAGTGTTCAAAAAGAAAGTTCCAGTCAAGTGGCACTGCACGAACTGCGGTTACGTCGTCGAGGGCACCCAGGCGCCGGAAAAATGCCCCTCCTGCCTTCACCCGATGAGCTATTACGAGATGCTGGCAGAAAATTACTAG
- a CDS encoding nitroreductase family protein — MRFLELVRKRHSVRNYAQAPVSREIIDRCLEAARLAPSACNSQPWTFIVIDDRNLIAACADQVFSGMYSMNSFVKNAPVLIVVITERSAYSATLGGYFRGTQYSLIDIGIACEHLVLQAAEEGLGTCWIGWFNEKKMKKLLGLSRPAKIDVIISMGYPIDQPAGGTPRKSLDQIRRYHPAHGSTP, encoded by the coding sequence ATGAGATTTCTTGAGCTTGTGCGGAAGCGGCACAGCGTAAGGAATTACGCCCAGGCTCCCGTGTCGAGAGAAATCATAGACCGATGTCTGGAAGCGGCACGACTCGCGCCGTCCGCCTGCAATTCACAACCATGGACTTTTATCGTGATCGATGACAGGAATCTGATCGCTGCGTGTGCGGATCAGGTATTTTCAGGGATGTACTCAATGAACTCCTTTGTCAAAAACGCCCCGGTGCTCATCGTGGTGATCACCGAACGGTCCGCGTACTCAGCCACACTCGGCGGCTACTTCCGCGGCACGCAGTACAGCCTGATCGACATCGGGATCGCGTGTGAGCATCTTGTCCTCCAGGCAGCAGAGGAGGGGCTGGGGACGTGCTGGATTGGCTGGTTCAATGAAAAAAAGATGAAGAAACTGCTGGGCCTTTCGCGCCCGGCGAAGATCGACGTCATCATCAGCATGGGCTATCCCATCGATCAGCCAGCGGGGGGTACACCAAGAAAATCACTGGATCAGATCAGGCGTTACCATCCCGCGCACGGGAGCACCCCATGA
- the rpiB gene encoding ribose 5-phosphate isomerase B: MKIALGADHAGFRHKERIKKYLLQGGYTVVDFGTHSEKPVDYPGIIRPVAEAVASGDCDRGIVLGGSGNGEAIVANRVKGIRCALCWNATTARLSREHNDANMLSMGERTTPLKATLKIVDVWLTTRFKGGRHRRRIEQIDGAYRAS, encoded by the coding sequence ATGAAGATCGCCCTGGGGGCAGATCACGCGGGATTTCGCCATAAGGAGCGTATCAAAAAATATCTCCTCCAGGGGGGATACACGGTCGTCGACTTTGGCACGCACTCAGAAAAGCCCGTCGACTACCCAGGAATAATCAGGCCGGTGGCGGAAGCCGTGGCGAGCGGGGACTGCGATAGAGGCATTGTGCTCGGCGGTTCCGGGAATGGCGAAGCCATCGTGGCGAACAGGGTGAAGGGAATACGTTGTGCGCTGTGCTGGAATGCAACGACCGCCCGTCTTTCCAGGGAACACAATGATGCGAACATGCTCTCCATGGGGGAGAGGACCACTCCGCTCAAAGCCACTTTGAAGATAGTGGACGTATGGCTCACCACAAGATTCAAGGGGGGCCGCCACAGAAGAAGGATCGAGCAGATCGACGGCGCGTATCGCGCATCCTGA
- a CDS encoding class I SAM-dependent RNA methyltransferase, with protein sequence MSPKIGQQIECTIESLAFGGAGVARLDGMALFVEDALPGERVIAEITKPSKKFAHARTLKIHEPSAERVVPPCRYYGQCGGCQLQHLRYDVQVEWKKKQVGELLKRIGGVSNFTLTDSVPSPNPYGYRNTIRLHRIPGNPLRYGYYCRDGRSLIAISRCLIAQNVINEILSDHKNFIDSGRSPAEIILHAGTDGNVAVCTGGGNTADIVEVLCDTRFTIPPASFFQVNRAVAALLVEKVRGWMQSSRCQGTFFDLYCGVGVFSVLLGRSFSRVIGIDCDVRAIAHARVNSAPLDDKRFSFIAGQVESSLPGIYKRHILPRSIMLLDPPRTGVGEGVIKFLREADRRVEKIIYVSCNPATLSRDLNRLCTNSRWRLDTVAIFDMFPQTAHIEVCCSIVRENCEAGIAQDMPTRMKHHRPRGPDEIS encoded by the coding sequence ATGAGCCCGAAGATCGGCCAACAAATTGAGTGCACCATCGAGAGCCTCGCCTTCGGTGGAGCAGGGGTTGCCCGGCTCGATGGGATGGCGCTCTTTGTTGAGGATGCCCTGCCTGGAGAGAGAGTAATTGCTGAAATCACAAAGCCGAGCAAGAAATTCGCGCATGCACGCACGTTAAAAATACATGAGCCATCCGCAGAAAGAGTGGTTCCCCCCTGCCGTTACTACGGCCAGTGCGGCGGTTGCCAACTCCAGCACCTTCGCTACGACGTCCAGGTGGAATGGAAAAAGAAACAGGTAGGAGAGCTCCTCAAGAGGATAGGTGGCGTAAGCAATTTTACTCTAACTGACAGCGTGCCTTCTCCGAATCCATATGGCTATAGAAACACCATCCGCCTGCACCGTATCCCCGGCAACCCATTGCGGTACGGTTATTATTGCAGGGATGGCCGGAGCCTTATCGCGATATCGCGCTGCCTCATCGCCCAGAACGTAATCAACGAGATTTTATCAGACCACAAAAATTTCATTGATTCCGGAAGGAGTCCTGCAGAGATTATTTTGCACGCGGGCACCGACGGCAACGTCGCGGTGTGCACCGGCGGGGGAAACACAGCTGACATTGTTGAAGTTTTGTGCGACACTCGCTTCACAATTCCGCCCGCGTCATTTTTTCAGGTGAACAGAGCAGTCGCGGCGCTGCTCGTTGAAAAGGTGCGGGGATGGATGCAGTCCAGCCGTTGTCAGGGGACCTTTTTTGATCTCTACTGTGGCGTCGGTGTATTCTCAGTGCTCCTCGGGAGATCTTTCTCGCGTGTGATCGGGATAGATTGCGATGTGCGCGCCATCGCGCACGCGAGAGTCAATAGCGCCCCGCTCGATGATAAAAGGTTCAGCTTTATTGCTGGGCAAGTGGAAAGTTCCCTCCCGGGGATATACAAACGCCACATCCTCCCGAGGAGCATCATGCTGCTTGATCCTCCCCGCACGGGAGTGGGGGAGGGGGTAATCAAATTCCTCAGGGAAGCGGATCGGCGCGTCGAAAAGATCATCTACGTTTCATGCAATCCCGCGACGCTTTCGAGGGATTTGAACCGGCTCTGCACGAATAGCCGCTGGCGCCTTGACACGGTAGCAATCTTTGATATGTTTCCCCAGACGGCGCACATTGAGGTATGCTGTTCTATCGTCAGGGAAAATTGCGAGGCGGGGATCGCCCAAGACATGCCGACGCGCATGAAGCACCACAGACCTAGAGGTCCAGATGAGATTTCTTGA
- a CDS encoding HAD family hydrolase, which yields MKYDAVLFDLDGTLLDTIEDITNAMNSTLAHLGFRGHERDEYKYLVGAGIETLVYRALPENQRDDLTIDRCLTAMNELYRSQGFRNTTPYPGIPELLDSLQSRDVRMAVLSNKPDDSTRAIVSTLLHGWKFDAVRGSRPPAPLKPDPAVALEIAAHVGIAPERFIYCGDTDIDMRLAHAARMYPAGALWGYRTAEELLLSGAKVLLKEPGDLLNYL from the coding sequence ATGAAATATGATGCGGTGCTCTTCGACCTCGACGGGACACTCCTTGATACCATCGAGGACATCACCAACGCGATGAACTCTACCCTCGCGCACCTCGGTTTTCGCGGCCACGAGAGGGATGAATATAAATACCTTGTCGGTGCCGGCATCGAGACGCTCGTCTACAGAGCCCTTCCTGAAAACCAACGGGATGATTTGACAATAGATCGTTGCCTCACTGCCATGAATGAGCTTTACCGCTCCCAGGGGTTTAGAAACACCACCCCCTACCCAGGCATCCCCGAACTTTTAGATTCTCTGCAATCGCGGGACGTCAGGATGGCGGTGCTCTCTAATAAACCGGACGATTCCACGAGGGCGATTGTCTCGACGCTGCTCCACGGGTGGAAATTTGACGCGGTGCGCGGCTCGCGCCCCCCCGCCCCCCTAAAACCCGATCCCGCGGTGGCCCTGGAGATAGCAGCGCATGTGGGGATTGCACCCGAGCGATTCATCTATTGTGGTGATACAGATATCGATATGCGCCTGGCACACGCAGCCCGCATGTATCCCGCAGGAGCCCTGTGGGGATATCGCACGGCTGAGGAACTGCTCTTGAGCGGCGCGAAGGTGCTGCTCAAGGAACCAGGCGATCTCCTCAATTATCTGTAG
- a CDS encoding methylenetetrahydrofolate reductase: protein MRIASLLKTGKPFVSLEFFPPKDRTKWPGFFNAVEKTLIVNPLFVSVTYGAMGSTRANTLEIVSRLKKEFGLETMAHLTCVGASGQDVGSYLGDLVRAGVDNVLALRGDLPQGEITFAPSAHDFTCAADLVSYIRARFPGLGIGVAAYPEGHPEAPSIEKDLIFLKRKLDRGADFAITQLFFDNGLYWNFVQRARGIGIDKPIIPGILPIVNLSNVARIISLCGATIPGPYLKKLHDAQRGEGGEAVRMIGVEYARKQAQELLDRGAPGVHLYTLNKAEACVSLVRGLDLETRRERQA, encoded by the coding sequence TTGCGAATTGCCAGCTTGCTTAAAACCGGGAAACCGTTTGTCTCCCTGGAATTTTTCCCACCAAAGGACCGGACGAAGTGGCCCGGCTTTTTCAACGCGGTGGAGAAGACACTGATCGTAAATCCCCTGTTCGTGTCCGTCACGTATGGGGCCATGGGCAGCACCCGCGCCAACACACTGGAGATCGTCTCCAGGCTCAAAAAAGAATTCGGTCTGGAAACCATGGCGCACCTGACCTGTGTTGGTGCGTCCGGTCAAGATGTTGGCTCCTATTTAGGAGATCTTGTGCGGGCTGGCGTGGACAACGTGCTGGCGCTGCGGGGCGACCTCCCCCAGGGAGAGATTACCTTTGCCCCCTCTGCCCACGACTTCACGTGCGCCGCTGACCTGGTGTCCTATATCCGCGCTCGTTTCCCCGGCCTGGGAATCGGCGTCGCCGCCTATCCGGAAGGGCATCCGGAGGCTCCAAGCATCGAGAAAGACCTGATTTTTTTGAAACGGAAACTTGATCGGGGCGCGGATTTCGCCATCACCCAGCTCTTTTTCGACAACGGCCTGTACTGGAACTTTGTACAGCGTGCCAGGGGCATCGGCATCGACAAGCCGATTATCCCTGGTATATTGCCGATCGTTAACCTGTCAAATGTCGCCCGCATAATCTCGCTCTGCGGGGCTACCATCCCTGGCCCGTATCTTAAGAAGCTCCATGATGCGCAGAGAGGGGAGGGGGGAGAGGCGGTGAGGATGATAGGAGTCGAGTATGCCAGAAAGCAGGCACAGGAACTCCTGGACAGGGGGGCGCCAGGCGTCCATTTGTATACACTGAACAAGGCTGAGGCATGCGTGAGTCTCGTGAGGGGCTTGGATCTTGAAACCAGGAGAGAGCGCCAGGCCTGA
- a CDS encoding M50 family metallopeptidase has protein sequence MVNALYQYLLIISTLLLSWLGMMLVHEFGHCFHAWLSGGAVTRVVLHPLVISRTDCAMNPHPLLTAWGGPLIGSLLPLAILLIARFMRTSVWYIFQFFAGFCLIINGIYIAEDSFLMAGDGGDMLRNAMPRWILVAFGAVTVPLGLYLWNGLGPSFGLGEAKGNVSRKAAVGAFCALAIIVLAEALLASG, from the coding sequence ATGGTGAATGCCTTGTATCAATACCTGTTGATTATCTCGACGCTCCTCCTGTCATGGCTCGGCATGATGCTCGTGCATGAGTTCGGCCATTGTTTTCATGCCTGGCTCAGCGGAGGCGCGGTGACGAGGGTTGTGCTCCACCCACTCGTCATTTCCCGCACCGATTGTGCAATGAATCCCCATCCGCTTTTAACAGCGTGGGGAGGACCATTGATCGGTTCGCTGCTCCCCCTCGCGATCCTCCTGATTGCCAGGTTCATGCGCACATCTGTTTGGTACATTTTTCAATTCTTCGCAGGCTTCTGTCTGATCATCAATGGAATTTATATTGCCGAAGACTCATTCCTTATGGCGGGGGATGGCGGTGACATGCTCCGGAACGCGATGCCGCGTTGGATCCTGGTCGCGTTCGGCGCCGTCACAGTCCCGCTTGGGCTCTATCTCTGGAATGGGCTCGGCCCCTCGTTTGGCCTCGGCGAGGCGAAGGGCAATGTCAGCCGGAAGGCGGCGGTAGGTGCTTTTTGCGCTCTCGCAATCATTGTGCTCGCGGAGGCATTGCTCGCGAGCGGATAG
- a CDS encoding DUF2851 family protein, whose product MNPDMRDVEESDSGERCSTHRPQRVFYLPLTERVIRCLWYAQHLYLKRKITALDGRTIQVISPGYWNTGRGPDFLHGVFYLGKGKKLCGDVEIHREQADWKAHGHQADPFFKNVRLHVFMGTHSKNGSCRELGGKRITEVCLLKQMRNDLRGLIGAINPERYPYAVDVARGRCSSVFKKVGERTAVRVLREAGEKRLARKAVRVGALARKLGEEQAIYRLLLESLGYASCKKSFAQLSERLPWKLLRRIVVKSRGDSGQARVEAALLGIAGLIPDRPAPGWDSESKRHWEKSYRAWENLQSHWGLKPMDGVIWKRWGSRPANSPHRRVSAIGPLLSHAAESGLAMTILPPNLKMDRHSLEDHFRELLGGHRDLFWQRHYTWGGERLSSSTALLGRDRILAIIATVLLPLLSHREGEASARRILNQLPAGAPNSITRLMRARLFGNEYAVARSGGMAAQQGLIQIYKMYCARDRSGCQRCGFPCSIK is encoded by the coding sequence ATGAACCCCGATATGAGGGATGTGGAGGAATCAGATTCCGGCGAGCGCTGCTCAACCCACCGCCCCCAACGGGTTTTTTATCTCCCACTCACGGAAAGGGTCATCCGCTGCCTCTGGTACGCTCAGCATCTCTATCTCAAGAGAAAAATCACCGCGCTGGACGGCCGAACGATTCAGGTAATCTCCCCCGGCTATTGGAACACGGGACGAGGCCCGGATTTTCTCCATGGTGTGTTCTATCTGGGAAAGGGCAAGAAGCTGTGCGGGGACGTGGAGATTCACCGGGAACAGGCCGACTGGAAGGCTCACGGTCATCAGGCCGACCCCTTTTTCAAGAATGTGAGGCTCCATGTATTCATGGGGACGCATTCCAAGAATGGCTCATGTCGTGAGCTCGGGGGAAAGAGAATCACTGAGGTGTGCCTGCTGAAGCAAATGCGCAATGACCTGAGGGGCCTCATCGGTGCAATCAACCCCGAGCGGTATCCCTATGCGGTGGATGTCGCGAGAGGGCGGTGCAGTTCGGTTTTTAAGAAAGTGGGTGAGCGGACAGCCGTCAGGGTGCTCCGCGAGGCGGGCGAGAAGAGGCTCGCCCGAAAGGCAGTAAGAGTCGGCGCGCTGGCGCGAAAGCTGGGAGAGGAGCAGGCGATATACCGGCTGCTGCTTGAATCGCTGGGATACGCGTCCTGCAAGAAATCTTTCGCTCAGCTCTCAGAGCGGCTCCCATGGAAGTTATTGCGGCGGATCGTGGTTAAGAGCAGAGGGGATTCAGGACAAGCCCGCGTGGAGGCAGCGCTTCTGGGGATCGCCGGCCTGATCCCCGATCGGCCCGCCCCAGGGTGGGACAGCGAATCGAAGCGTCACTGGGAAAAATCGTACCGCGCGTGGGAGAACCTTCAATCCCATTGGGGACTTAAACCGATGGATGGCGTGATCTGGAAAAGGTGGGGGAGTAGACCTGCCAACAGCCCCCATCGGAGAGTGAGCGCGATCGGCCCCCTCTTATCCCACGCCGCGGAGAGCGGCTTGGCAATGACCATTCTCCCACCCAATTTAAAGATGGACAGACATTCGCTGGAAGATCATTTCCGAGAACTCCTGGGCGGGCATAGAGATCTATTCTGGCAGCGCCATTACACCTGGGGAGGGGAAAGGCTTTCCAGCTCAACCGCGCTCCTCGGGAGAGACCGGATCCTCGCGATTATTGCAACTGTTCTCCTCCCGCTGCTCTCCCACCGAGAAGGAGAGGCTTCAGCCCGCAGGATTCTTAACCAGCTTCCGGCGGGTGCCCCAAATTCCATCACAAGGCTTATGAGGGCTCGCCTTTTCGGGAACGAGTATGCTGTTGCGCGTTCGGGGGGCATGGCGGCGCAACAGGGATTGATCCAGATTTATAAGATGTACTGCGCCCGTGACAGATCTGGTTGTCAGAGATGCGGATTCCCATGCAGCATAAAATAA
- a CDS encoding MBL fold metallo-hydrolase, producing the protein MVVNQLAVGGLDSNFSYLIHDERSGDAALVDPCGDMRVIESAVAAIREAHPRYILLTHGHRDHCSGVTAVREFFNAPVAAHPACPFRHNVDLDNRQQLPFGAMYIECLYTPGHSVDSVVYHLSDDSALFTGDTLFIDWCGYCDPRAMFHTMREILYPLAGGNEVYPGHDYGRHPHASLEREKKENPYLYTAAYDQFCEELKKL; encoded by the coding sequence ATGGTAGTCAATCAGCTGGCGGTCGGCGGCCTCGACTCAAATTTCTCGTATCTCATCCATGACGAAAGAAGCGGGGACGCGGCGCTCGTGGATCCCTGCGGCGACATGCGGGTCATAGAGAGTGCGGTCGCGGCGATAAGAGAGGCACATCCGCGATACATTCTTCTGACCCATGGGCACCGCGATCACTGCTCCGGCGTGACTGCGGTGCGGGAGTTTTTCAATGCGCCGGTTGCCGCGCACCCCGCGTGCCCCTTCAGGCATAATGTTGACCTTGACAACAGGCAACAACTGCCATTCGGGGCAATGTATATCGAGTGCCTTTATACGCCGGGGCACTCCGTGGATAGTGTTGTGTACCATCTGAGCGATGATTCCGCACTCTTTACCGGCGATACGCTCTTCATTGACTGGTGCGGCTATTGCGATCCCAGAGCCATGTTTCACACCATGCGCGAGATTCTTTATCCGCTCGCCGGCGGCAACGAGGTCTATCCGGGACACGACTACGGTCGTCATCCCCATGCGTCTCTCGAGAGGGAGAAAAAAGAGAACCCCTACCTCTACACTGCCGCGTATGATCAGTTCTGCGAAGAATTGAAAAAATTATAG
- the trpE gene encoding anthranilate synthase component I, giving the protein MYTPTKKEFIAKASEGNLIPVYKEIMADMETPLSAFLKLERGQYSYLLESVEGGEKVGRYSFLGSNPERIFMAKGKKITIEENSKRRSFECASDPLDTLAQMMAEYRPVPISGLPRFCGGAVGYVAYDAVRYFERLPDKNPDDLCLPDLFFMITDTILIFDHVRHTIKVVSNAHVTDTPERSYEAAIRKIERIEACIRNSLPAIQLELAPPAGSISFRSNVTRAEYISMVERAKEYIRAGDVIQVVPSQRLETDVQAPPFNLYRALRSINPSPYMFYLQFGDVYLVGSSPEIHVRCEDGIVEVRPIAGTRPRGRDEEEDRALERDLLADPKERAEHIMLVDLGRNDIGRVCRYGTVTPKALMTIERYSHVMHIVSDIQGRLCEGKNAFDVMRASFPAGTVSGAPKIRAMEIIDELENRRRGPYAGAVGYFSFTGNLDSCITIRTILVKGGKAYIQAGGGIVADSVPETEYEETLNKAQAMLRAIAMAEGLHK; this is encoded by the coding sequence ATGTATACCCCGACAAAAAAGGAATTCATTGCAAAGGCGAGCGAGGGGAACCTGATCCCCGTCTATAAGGAGATCATGGCAGACATGGAGACCCCGCTCTCCGCGTTCCTCAAGCTCGAGCGCGGGCAATACTCCTATCTCCTGGAGAGCGTTGAGGGAGGTGAAAAGGTCGGGCGCTACTCGTTCCTCGGAAGCAATCCCGAGAGAATTTTCATGGCCAAGGGGAAAAAGATCACTATCGAGGAAAACTCAAAGAGGCGCAGCTTCGAGTGCGCGTCGGACCCGCTCGACACCCTGGCTCAGATGATGGCCGAATACAGACCGGTCCCGATCAGCGGCCTCCCTCGTTTTTGCGGCGGCGCGGTTGGCTATGTCGCGTACGACGCGGTTCGCTATTTCGAGAGGCTCCCCGATAAGAATCCGGATGATCTCTGTCTCCCCGATCTCTTTTTTATGATCACGGATACGATTCTCATATTTGATCATGTGCGCCACACGATTAAAGTTGTGTCCAATGCGCACGTGACCGATACACCGGAGCGTTCCTATGAAGCCGCGATCAGGAAAATAGAACGGATAGAGGCGTGCATACGGAACTCTCTCCCCGCAATACAGTTGGAGCTTGCTCCTCCCGCGGGCAGTATATCGTTCAGGTCAAACGTGACACGAGCGGAGTACATATCGATGGTCGAGAGAGCAAAGGAGTACATCAGGGCGGGCGACGTGATCCAGGTCGTTCCCTCGCAGCGTCTGGAGACGGACGTTCAGGCCCCCCCCTTCAACCTCTACCGGGCGCTTCGGTCGATCAACCCCTCGCCGTATATGTTCTACCTCCAATTCGGCGACGTGTATCTCGTGGGCTCCTCGCCGGAGATTCACGTGCGCTGTGAGGACGGCATCGTGGAGGTCCGTCCCATCGCCGGCACGAGGCCCCGGGGCCGCGACGAGGAAGAGGACCGCGCTCTGGAGCGCGACCTCCTCGCCGACCCGAAGGAGCGCGCTGAACACATCATGCTCGTGGACCTGGGCAGGAACGACATCGGAAGGGTATGCCGCTACGGGACCGTCACCCCGAAGGCGCTGATGACCATCGAGCGTTACTCGCACGTGATGCACATCGTCTCAGACATTCAGGGGAGATTGTGCGAGGGGAAGAACGCTTTTGATGTGATGAGGGCATCATTCCCCGCGGGTACCGTTTCGGGAGCGCCCAAGATCAGGGCGATGGAAATTATCGACGAACTGGAAAATCGGAGGCGCGGCCCGTACGCGGGGGCCGTCGGCTACTTCAGCTTTACCGGGAATCTCGACTCATGCATTACCATCAGGACCATCCTCGTCAAGGGCGGGAAGGCGTACATTCAGGCGGGTGGAGGGATCGTCGCCGACTCGGTCCCCGAGACAGAGTATGAGGAGACCCTGAATAAGGCCCAAGCGATGCTGCGGGCGATCGCAATGGCGGAGGGGCTCCACAAGTGA
- a CDS encoding radical SAM protein, with protein sequence MDTAFFIVTNRCSKSCSFCFYFTHSLSHPASEMGEKGLFNALERLAALGVRQLIITGGEPLIRAETAELIRRSGALGMTRLLLTNGDLLDRATARGLLDCGLEGLSLSVNSRDDARRLEGAAALLRGAPRMTLTATTVFTRENAGDLGALYEWASRNGLGAIFQPAYIPVDSKQFGPLSPHRLSRTQWEIAATLLREWGLREHVTHYVDFILSLYGQGGGAKPRRCAMGSQAFVLDCDGTVYPCFHRRDLKAGNVFQTPEEVIVKNLEYSSMETCNARCYGEHCVSLFYGQHSN encoded by the coding sequence ATGGACACAGCTTTTTTTATTGTAACCAACCGATGTTCGAAAAGCTGCTCATTCTGTTTCTATTTCACGCACTCCCTCAGCCATCCTGCCAGTGAGATGGGCGAGAAAGGCCTTTTTAACGCACTTGAGAGGCTCGCGGCTCTGGGCGTGAGGCAGCTCATCATCACGGGTGGAGAGCCGCTCATCCGCGCGGAGACGGCGGAGCTCATACGCAGGTCGGGGGCCCTCGGGATGACACGGCTGCTCCTGACCAACGGAGACCTCCTGGACCGGGCGACGGCACGCGGGCTTCTGGACTGCGGGCTCGAGGGGCTTTCCCTCTCCGTGAACAGCCGCGATGACGCCCGGAGGCTGGAGGGAGCGGCCGCACTCCTGCGCGGGGCGCCTCGCATGACCCTGACCGCGACGACCGTCTTCACCAGGGAAAACGCAGGGGATCTCGGAGCGCTCTACGAGTGGGCAAGCCGAAATGGGCTTGGAGCAATCTTCCAACCGGCGTATATCCCGGTAGATTCGAAGCAATTTGGTCCTCTCTCGCCGCATCGCCTGAGCAGAACGCAATGGGAAATCGCGGCCACGCTGCTGCGGGAATGGGGCCTCAGGGAACACGTGACTCACTATGTCGATTTTATCCTCAGCCTCTATGGTCAGGGCGGCGGCGCGAAGCCACGGCGCTGCGCTATGGGCTCGCAGGCCTTTGTGCTCGATTGCGACGGCACAGTATATCCGTGTTTCCATCGCCGTGACTTGAAGGCGGGGAACGTGTTCCAGACTCCCGAGGAGGTCATTGTAAAGAACCTGGAATATTCCTCCATGGAGACATGCAATGCGCGCTGCTATGGCGAGCACTGCGTGTCGCTGTTTTATGGTCAGCATTCTAATTGA
- a CDS encoding aminodeoxychorismate/anthranilate synthase component II — MILVIDNYDSFVYNLVQYLGELGQEPVVYRNDRITVDQARTLGPMRIVISPGPCTPREAGVSKEIIAEFAGKVPILGVCLGHQCIGEVFGGEVVRADRLMHGKTSMIYHAQRELFDGLPNPFEATRYHSLIVKRENLPQCLEIIAETEEKEIMGLKHKRYPVWGVQFHPESILTRDGKKLLQNFLGASP, encoded by the coding sequence ATGATTCTCGTCATCGACAACTACGACTCGTTCGTCTACAACCTCGTCCAGTACCTCGGGGAATTGGGGCAGGAGCCGGTGGTGTACCGCAACGACCGGATCACGGTCGACCAGGCGCGCACCTTGGGCCCGATGCGCATCGTGATCTCGCCGGGCCCCTGCACCCCTCGTGAGGCAGGGGTCTCGAAGGAGATCATCGCCGAGTTCGCCGGGAAGGTGCCCATCTTGGGCGTGTGCTTGGGCCACCAGTGCATCGGGGAGGTCTTCGGCGGCGAGGTCGTGCGTGCAGATCGATTGATGCACGGAAAAACCTCGATGATTTACCACGCGCAGCGCGAACTATTCGATGGCCTTCCGAATCCATTCGAGGCGACACGATATCACTCGCTCATCGTGAAGCGCGAGAATCTGCCGCAGTGCCTGGAAATAATCGCCGAGACGGAAGAGAAGGAAATCATGGGGCTGAAACACAAGAGGTACCCCGTGTGGGGTGTCCAGTTTCACCCGGAGTCGATTCTCACCAGGGACGGCAAGAAGCTGCTGCAGAACTTTCTGGGAGCATCTCCCTGA